A single Argentina anserina chromosome 7, drPotAnse1.1, whole genome shotgun sequence DNA region contains:
- the LOC126802982 gene encoding chaperone protein dnaJ C76, chloroplastic, producing the protein MERLSLCRSSLVPFRKAVRTVNHHRRNFKVKSCSDGRTGEGSTTPLSSSSSAYSILGVHPTCSPAELKAAFRAKVKEFHPDVNRNGKDSDTMIRRVIQAYEMLSNFSRTEIIEGECLDPFDNPECEAFDVFVNEALCVGKGCPYSCVQRAPHVFTFASTGTARVTSQGHGEDYQVQLAVGQCPRSCIHYVTPSQRIVLEELLVSILSTPFDSSAEADLLYSLIVKARFENNRYQKPKTQSKASTQHVDWF; encoded by the exons ATGGAACGTTTATCACTCTGCAGAAGTAGTCTTGTTCCATTTCGAAAAGCCGTTAGAACTGTTAACCACCACCGCCGCAACTTCAAGGTGAAGAGTTGCAGTGATGGCCGCACCGGGGAGGGCTCAACAACTCCCCTCTCCAGTTCTTCCTCTGCTTACTCTATTCTTGGCGTCCACCCAACTTGCTCACCTGCCGAGCTTAAAGCCGCTTTCCGAGCCAAA GTGAAGGAGTTTCATCCTGATGTGAATAGGAATGGAAAAGATTCTGATACCATGATCCGTCGTGTTATTCAGGCATATGAG ATGTTGTCCAATTTCAGCCGAACTGAGATCATCGAGGG GGAGTGCCTAGATCCTTTTGATAACCCAGAATGTGAAGCTTTTGATGTTTTTGTTAATGAGGCTCTTTGTGTTGGAAAAG GTTGTCCATACTCATGTGTACAAAGAGCTCCTCATGTCTTCACTTTTGCTTCAACCGGGACTGCAAGAGTGACTTCTCAAG GACACGGAGAAGATTACCAAGTTCAGCTTGCAGTTGGTCAGTGTCCCAGAAGCTGTATTCATTATGTTACACCTTCTCAAAGGATTGTTTTGGAGGAGCTACTTGTCAG CATCTTGAGCACACCTTTTGATAGTTCAGCTGAGGCAGATTTGCTATACTCTCTAATAGTTAAAGCCAGGTTTGAGAACAATCGATATCAAAAGCCAAAGACGCAATCCAAAGCTTCAACACAACATGTAGATTGGTTTTGA